The genome window ATATGGGAATGATGCGCGCGACGTTCCTGATCGACCGCGAGGGCACGGTCCGCCGGGTGTGGCCCAAGGTCAAGGTCGCCGGGCACGCCGAGGAGGTGCTCGCGGCGGTGCGCGCGCTCTAGCAGCCGATTGCCTTGCCGGCCGCGGCGAACAGCGCGCGCAGGCGCTGGCGGTCGGCCGAGGTGAGGTCCATCGTCGCCGCCGCGCCAAGCTGGTCGAGCGCCTTGGCGCGGTCCCCGGCCTGCCACAAGGCGGCGGCCCAGCGCATGCGCAGCCGGCCCCAGCGCGGCGCGCGCTCGGCGGCCATGGCGTAGCGTTCCGCCGCCGCGCCGGACTTCCCTTGAGCGTAGAGCGCGTCGCCCCACAGCTTGAGCGGCTCGGCCCAGCGCGGGCCCTTGCGGTGCGCTTCACCGGCATAGGCGATGGCGGCGGCAAAGTCGCGGCGCTGCATCCTGGCCTCGGCCCAGGCGTAATGCGCGGCGGGGAGGGACGGCGCGCGCGCGACGACTCGGCGGAACAGCGCATCGCTGCGCCGGTCGTCGCCGCGGGCCGCGGTTAAAGCGGCTTGCGCGCGAAGAACCCCGTCATGGCTGCTCCGCAGTCCGGCGAGTGCGGTTTCGGCCTCGTCGAGCTGGCCAAGGCGGATCAGGCGCCTCGCCATCGCCAGCCGCAGCGATTGAGCCGAGTAAGCCCCGTTGGTTCCCGAAAGCGGCCCGGTGAGCCGAGCCGTCGGGTCGGCCGCATTGAGGGCGGCGAGGAAACGCGATTGGGCCGCGACAACACCGGCATCGTCGCCGGTGGCAAGCGCGCGAAGGCCAGCGAAGTCGAGATAGGGGCCAGCCAGCTTCTCGGCCTCGGCGCGGCGCTTGGGGTCGAGGTAGCCAGCGGCGGCGAGGGCGTCGCGGGCAGAAGCGAAGTCGTAGACTCCGGCATGGGCGAAGGCAGTCTCGAACGGGCGGCCGGCGACACGCTGCGGGATTCCGCCGCGGGTCCGTTCGGCGGCAGCGGCAAGGCGCACGGCGCCGAGACGGTCCCCCTGAAGCGAGGCGACGGTCGATTCGACGTCCAGTCCATAGGCGCGGCCGTGCGCGACGTTGTAATCGGGCGCCCCTCGAGCATACAGCTCGGCCGCGCGCTTGGCCCATTCAAAGCCTAGCTCCTCCCGGCCGTCATTCAGCAGAAAGAGGTAGATGTTGCCGACCGCAGCGACGAAATTGGGATCGATCGCCAGCAGCTGATTGTAGACGGCGACCGTTTCCGCCTGGGTCTTGCCGTTGAGCGCGAGGCCATGCAGCGCCCACAGCCGCTCGCGCCCGTCGCTGGCCTGCGACAAGGCCTCGAGCGTTGCGGCGGATTCGGAGTCGTTGCCGGCGCGGCCCTGGTAGACCGAATAGCGATAGGGCTGGGTCGCCTTGAACATCGCCATCGCCGCGGCGTCGAGCAATCTGTCAGGCTTGCCGGCCGTGCCCTCGACCCGCCCGGACAGGCCGCTGGTGGTGCGGAACGAGACCGCCAGCCGACCGCCCGGCAGGCGCACCAGCTCGCCGCTCAGGCGGGTTTCCGAGCCGAGCCAGTCGCGCATTTCGCGGCGGAGCTGGCCGAGCGACACGCCGGCATAGGGCACGACCACGCCGTTGCTGTCGCTGAAACTGTCCTCGTAGCTCGATGGTGCGCGCGCCGACTGGGTCGCGGCTTCGAGCGCGACCACCTTGTCGAGCAATTGTTCGGCGACGACCGTGCCGTTGTAGCCCTGGCGCTCGAAATCCGGCGGGACCGAAAAGGAGTCGACGACCATTCCGCTCGCCCGGCTGGCCGACCACAGGAAGCTCGCGAGGCCGACGAGAATGAGGATTCCGGCGAGCGCACCGAGCGCCTTGAGCACCGCCCCGACGCGTTCGGAAATGATCTGCCAGCCGCGATGGCGCAAGTCGGCGCGGGCGAGCGTTTCCTGCGCCTGGATCAAGAGGGACTGGCGCTCGAGCAGCGAGCTCGCTTCGGCGCTTCCGCTCATGGCCCCAAGCGCGAGATCGACGCCGTCGGTGGAATCGATCCGTTCGACCGTATTACTCATGGCTACAACGCCCCCCGCGGCGGACTGTAATGACTTTTCGCCGGTCCGCCAGCGATGCGGGCCAGAGGCGGCGTTGAACGGCCTTGCGGCGCATGGTAGCGGCCCCACATCATCCGCATCTTCATCGGAGCGTAGCCTTGGCCGAATTCCTTCTTCCCAAAGCCAGCCGGATCAAGGGCCGCGGCAAGGAGCATCCGGCGCCGACCGGGGCGAAGCGGACCAAGCGCTTCAAGATCTACCGCTACGACCCCGACAGCGGCCAGAACCCGCGCTACGACAGCTACACCATCGATCTCGACAAGTGCGGACCGATGGTCCTCGACGCGCTGATCAAGATCAAGAACGAGGTCGACCCGACGCTGACCTTCCGCCGCTCGTGCCGCGAGGGGATTTGCGGGTCGTGCTCGATGAACCTCGACGGCCGCAACACGCTCGCCTGCACGGCTGCAATCGAGGATTACAAGGGCGAGGTGCGGATCACGCCCTTGCCGCACCTCGACGTGGTCAAGGACCTCGTCCCCGACCTCACCCACCAATATGCCCAGCTTGCTTCGATTGAGCCGTGGCTCAAGGCCAAGACGCCCGACCCGTCGGGCAAGGAGCGGCTGCAATCGCCCGAGGACCGCGCCAAGCTCGACGGCCTGTACGAATGCATCCTGTGCTTCTGCTGCACGACCAGCTGCCCGAGCTATTGGTGGAACGGCGACCGCTTCCTCGGGCCGGCGATCCTGCTCCAGGCCTATCGCTGGCTGGCCGACAGCCGCGACGAATATACCGGCGAGCGGCTCGACCAGCTGGAGGACCCGTTCCGCCTCTACCGCTGCCACACGATCATGAACTGCGCCAACGTCTGCCCCAAGGGGCTGAACCCGGCCAAGGCGATCGCCGAGACCAA of Sphingomonas mesophila contains these proteins:
- a CDS encoding succinate dehydrogenase iron-sulfur subunit, translated to MAEFLLPKASRIKGRGKEHPAPTGAKRTKRFKIYRYDPDSGQNPRYDSYTIDLDKCGPMVLDALIKIKNEVDPTLTFRRSCREGICGSCSMNLDGRNTLACTAAIEDYKGEVRITPLPHLDVVKDLVPDLTHQYAQLASIEPWLKAKTPDPSGKERLQSPEDRAKLDGLYECILCFCCTTSCPSYWWNGDRFLGPAILLQAYRWLADSRDEYTGERLDQLEDPFRLYRCHTIMNCANVCPKGLNPAKAIAETKKLVAERAA